In a genomic window of Flavobacteriales bacterium:
- the rpmD gene encoding 50S ribosomal protein L30 — MSKITITQTRSQIKCPQRQKATLKALGLGRIGKTITHEGTAQVLGMVNKVQHLVSVKAA, encoded by the coding sequence ATGAGCAAGATCACCATCACACAGACCCGCAGCCAGATCAAATGCCCCCAGCGGCAGAAGGCCACCCTGAAGGCCCTCGGACTTGGACGCATCGGCAAGACGATCACGCATGAAGGCACCGCGCAGGTGCTCGGCATGGTGAACAAGGTGCAGCATCTGGTGAGCGTGAAAGCGGCCTGA
- the rplO gene encoding 50S ribosomal protein L15 encodes MDLSKLQPAEGATKKNKRMGRGQGSGRGGTSGKGHKGQKAGTGYNRKRGFEGGQMPLARRLPKFGFTNPTRVEYKGINLDALQTLATEKNLSVIDPAVLRANGLIARNDLLKVLGRGEVTSALNITAHAFSASAKAAIEAKGGKAEVIATIAPKTEA; translated from the coding sequence ATGGACCTGAGCAAACTCCAGCCCGCCGAAGGGGCCACGAAGAAGAACAAGCGCATGGGTCGCGGCCAAGGCAGCGGCCGTGGCGGCACGTCCGGCAAAGGCCATAAGGGCCAGAAGGCCGGTACGGGCTACAATCGCAAGCGCGGATTCGAAGGCGGACAAATGCCTTTGGCGCGCCGCCTGCCCAAGTTCGGTTTCACCAACCCCACCCGCGTAGAGTACAAGGGCATCAACCTCGATGCCTTGCAGACGCTGGCCACCGAGAAGAACCTCTCGGTCATCGATCCAGCCGTGCTGCGCGCCAACGGCCTCATCGCCCGGAACGACCTGCTGAAGGTGCTTGGCCGCGGTGAGGTCACCAGCGCACTCAATATCACAGCGCACGCATTCAGCGCTTCCGCCAAGGCAGCCATCGAGGCCAAGGGCGGCAAAGCCGAAGTGATCGCCACCATCGCCCCCAAGACTGAGGCATGA
- the secY gene encoding preprotein translocase subunit SecY, with product MKNLIDTIKNIWRIEELRTRILITLGLLLVYRIGSFIILPGVDSVAMARNSAGGGGIAEILAIFTGGAFTRASIFALGIMPYISASIIMQLAGIAIPAVQKKQKEESGRRQLNQWTRYLTIAICMAQAPGYLYTSIEQGAAPLDNLGWVWGSVFILTASTLFVMWLGERITERGLGNGISLIIMIGILAQLPQSFAQEVVGRMGPGGGGLVLLLVEVVLWVLIIAGCILLVQGTRRIPVQFAKRVVGNKQYGGVRNYIPLKVNAAGVMPIIFAQAIVLIPMYIAQAPFLSESVRNWMQTATNSQSWGYNIALFLMVVAFTYFYTAITVNPNQMADDMKRNGGFIPGVKPGKATASHIDELLSRITLPGAIFLGMVAILPAFAGMMGIKQGFAQFFGGTSLLIMVGVLLDTLQQIESHLLMRHYDGLMKSGRIKGRNQGAAYGMAG from the coding sequence ATGAAGAACCTGATCGACACGATCAAGAACATCTGGCGCATCGAGGAGCTGCGCACGCGCATCCTCATCACGCTGGGCCTGCTGCTGGTCTACCGCATCGGCAGCTTCATCATCCTGCCCGGTGTGGACAGCGTGGCCATGGCCCGCAACAGCGCAGGCGGCGGCGGCATCGCCGAGATCCTTGCCATCTTCACGGGAGGCGCCTTCACCCGCGCGAGCATCTTCGCTTTGGGCATCATGCCGTACATCAGCGCATCGATCATCATGCAGCTCGCAGGCATCGCCATCCCGGCGGTGCAGAAGAAGCAGAAGGAGGAGAGCGGCCGTCGCCAGCTGAACCAATGGACCCGCTACCTGACCATCGCCATCTGCATGGCGCAGGCCCCGGGATACCTGTACACGAGCATCGAGCAAGGAGCCGCTCCGCTCGATAACCTGGGCTGGGTCTGGGGAAGCGTGTTCATCCTTACGGCCAGCACGCTCTTCGTGATGTGGCTGGGTGAGCGGATCACCGAGCGCGGCTTGGGCAACGGCATCTCGTTGATCATCATGATCGGCATCCTCGCGCAATTGCCGCAGAGCTTCGCACAGGAAGTGGTGGGCCGCATGGGCCCTGGCGGCGGTGGCCTGGTGCTGCTGCTGGTCGAAGTGGTGCTCTGGGTGCTCATCATCGCTGGCTGCATCCTCCTGGTACAGGGCACGCGCCGCATCCCGGTTCAATTCGCCAAGCGCGTGGTGGGCAACAAGCAGTACGGCGGCGTGCGCAACTACATCCCGTTGAAGGTGAATGCCGCCGGTGTTATGCCCATCATCTTCGCACAGGCCATCGTGCTCATCCCCATGTACATCGCCCAGGCGCCTTTCCTGAGCGAGAGCGTGCGCAACTGGATGCAGACCGCCACCAACAGCCAGAGCTGGGGCTACAACATCGCCCTCTTCCTCATGGTGGTCGCCTTCACGTACTTCTATACCGCCATCACGGTGAATCCTAACCAGATGGCCGACGACATGAAGCGCAACGGAGGCTTCATCCCTGGCGTGAAGCCTGGCAAGGCCACGGCCTCGCACATTGATGAATTGCTATCGCGCATCACCCTGCCCGGCGCCATCTTCCTTGGCATGGTGGCGATCCTCCCGGCCTTCGCGGGCATGATGGGCATTAAGCAGGGCTTCGCGCAGTTCTTCGGTGGAACCTCATTGTTGATCATGGTGGGCGTGCTCTTGGACACGCTGCAGCAGATTGAAAGTCATCTCTTGATGCGCCATTACGACGGATTGATGAAGAGCGGGCGGATCAAGGGAAGGAATCAGGGAGCGGCCTACGGCATGGCTGGGTGA
- the map gene encoding type I methionyl aminopeptidase: MGSKPLVNLSDDEIAVLKESSLLVGKTLAEVARRIGPGVTTGELDRMAEEFIRDNGAVPGFKGLYDCPSTLLISVNEQVVHGLPGDRALKEGDVASVDCGVLMNGFYGDSAYTFMVGEVAEPVKRLLRVTRECLDHGIAAAVEGNRTGDIGFAIQHHAESNGYGVVRELVGHGVGRKLHEAPEVPNYGRRGHGVKLTRGMVLAIEPMINMGVKEVRQLTDGWTVVSRDGKPSAHYEHNVAVRAGKAEVLSTFSYIEDVLKKKGESITA, encoded by the coding sequence ATGGGGAGCAAACCCCTGGTGAACCTGAGCGATGACGAGATCGCGGTGTTGAAGGAGAGTTCTTTGCTTGTTGGCAAGACCTTGGCGGAAGTGGCCAGGCGGATCGGCCCCGGTGTCACCACCGGAGAGCTCGATCGCATGGCCGAGGAATTCATCCGCGACAACGGCGCAGTGCCCGGATTCAAGGGGCTTTACGATTGCCCCAGCACCTTGCTGATCAGCGTGAACGAGCAAGTCGTTCACGGGCTGCCCGGTGATCGTGCCCTGAAAGAGGGTGATGTGGCCAGCGTGGACTGCGGTGTGCTGATGAACGGGTTCTATGGCGACAGCGCGTACACCTTCATGGTGGGCGAGGTGGCCGAACCGGTGAAGCGCCTGTTGCGCGTCACGCGCGAGTGCTTGGATCACGGCATCGCAGCGGCGGTCGAGGGCAATCGCACTGGCGATATCGGCTTCGCGATCCAGCACCATGCGGAGAGCAACGGCTACGGCGTGGTGCGGGAACTGGTCGGTCACGGCGTGGGGCGCAAGCTGCACGAGGCCCCCGAAGTGCCCAATTATGGACGGCGCGGGCATGGCGTGAAGCTGACGCGCGGGATGGTGCTCGCGATCGAGCCCATGATCAACATGGGCGTGAAGGAAGTGCGACAGCTCACCGACGGATGGACCGTGGTGTCACGCGATGGGAAGCCCAGCGCGCACTATGAGCACAACGTGGCCGTGAGGGCCGGGAAGGCCGAGGTATTGTCAACCTTCAGTTACATCGAGGATGTGCTGAAGAAGAAGGGTGAATCGATCACCGCATAG
- the infA gene encoding translation initiation factor IF-1, which produces MSKTGTIEQDGVIKEALSNAMFRVELENGHVIIAHISGKMRMHYIRILPGDKVKVEMSPYDLSKGRITFRYKS; this is translated from the coding sequence ATGAGCAAGACGGGGACCATCGAGCAGGACGGCGTCATCAAAGAGGCGCTGAGCAATGCCATGTTCCGCGTGGAGCTCGAGAACGGTCACGTGATCATCGCCCACATATCGGGCAAGATGCGGATGCATTACATCCGGATCCTGCCCGGCGACAAGGTGAAAGTGGAGATGAGCCCGTACGACCTGAGCAAGGGCCGCATCACCTTCCGATACAAGAGCTAA
- the rpmJ gene encoding 50S ribosomal protein L36 codes for MKVRASLKPRSADCKIVRRKGRLYIINKKNPKFKQRQG; via the coding sequence ATGAAGGTCAGGGCCTCCCTCAAACCACGCTCCGCGGACTGCAAGATCGTCCGTCGCAAAGGGCGTCTGTACATCATCAACAAGAAGAACCCCAAGTTCAAGCAGCGTCAAGGCTGA